In a single window of the Nicotiana tomentosiformis chromosome 10, ASM39032v3, whole genome shotgun sequence genome:
- the LOC117279826 gene encoding uncharacterized protein yields MNYVSAELLSGMVYASSAHKVWMDLKETFDNVNSSRVLFLHKHIATLIQGISSISAYFSKLKELWAKFDALMPCPGCGYEESKKYVEYFEYQRLLQFFMGLNETYSQSSNQILNMSPRPSINKAYSMIISEKSKRALAQPSQVSEVHDATTLFSSKGANSSDTLAQLNNKSNLGHSHTYLGDGMTHTGETTLFRNKGNAGSVYNFSGGNNHSGSNYRSRKNSLHYDYCNFKGHTRETCYKLNGYPPDFKPKKKGGFGTANFAQGNTGNYPSETLSSSNTGQVGSTVNFAGTSQMQQANHSFQAGIPQFTQEQYSQNLQLLGKQTKCSGSTMAAGMPSCGDITEVLTKWIVDSGASSHMELFSGPVRGIGREKDGLHVFNSTTRGSVASQVSAEVKDSISRPIPALQSSTLDQIIDNVVVERRHMYILETARALRFKAAVPLRFWGECVLTGVYIINRLPSGVLQGKSPFEIMFGHSPSLQHMRVFRHLNSAVSALFPILDSSTFLSIPPPDSLHTSLPSSPCSNIPSSPSLQTTEASSPVHSNAGDFPSLDLPDEHITNSDAPSLPQANCPVSTLPSTEARKSARTSRPPIWLKD; encoded by the exons ATGAATTATGTGAGTGCCGAGTTATTGAGTGGCATGGTGTATGCCTCAAGTGCTCACAAAGTGTGGATGGATCTCAAGGAAACATTTGACAATGTCAATAGTTCCAGAGTGTTGTTCCTACACAAACACATAGCTACCCTTATTCAAGGGATTTCATCTATCTCTGCATATTTTTCGAAGTTGAAAGAACTATGGGCAAAATTTGATGCCCTTATGCCTTGTCCTGGGTGTGGCTATGAAGAATCAAAAAAGTATGTTGAATATTTTGAGTATCAAAGATTGCTTCAGTTTTTTATGGGCCTGAATGAAACATACTCTCAGTCCAGTAATCAAATCTTGAACATGTCACCAAGACCATCTATAAACAAAGCATACTCTATGATTATCTCTGAGAAAAGCAAAAGAGCATTGGCTCAACCCTCACAAGTCTCAGAGGTTCATGATGCTACAACTCTGTTCAGCAGCAAGGGAGCTAATTCCTCTGATACCCTAGCTCAACTCAATAACAAGAGTAACCTTGGTCACAGTCATACCTATCTAGGAGATGGAATGACTCACACGGGGGAAACAACATTGTTTAGAAACAAAGGTAATGCAGGTTCAGTCTACAACTTTTCTGGTGGAAATAATCATTCAGGCTCTAACTACAGATCTAGAAAGAATAGTCTGCATTATGACTATTGCAATTTTAAAGGACACACTAGAGAAACCTGCTACAAACTAAATGGCTATCCACCTGACTTTAAGCCAAAGAAGAAAGGTGGCTTTGGGACTGCTAACTTTGCTCAAGGTAATACAGGGAACTATCCCTCTGAAACCCTTAGTAGTAGCAATACTGGTCAAGTTGGTTCCACTGTCAACTTTGCAGGAACCTCTCAGATGCAACAAGCTAATCATAGCTTTCAAGCAGGCATCCCTCAATTTACTCAAGAACAATACAGTCAAAATTTACAGCTTCTAGGCAAGCAAACTAAATGCAGTGGATCAACTATGGCAGCAGGTATGCCTTCCTGTGGTGACATTACTGAAGTTCTGACTAAATGGATTGTAGATTCAGGAGCTTCAAGTCACAtg gaGCTCTTCAGTGGACCGGTGAGGGGGATTGGTAGAGAAAAAGATGGTCTTCATGTGTTCAACTCTACAACAAGAGGTTCAGTTGCATCACAAGTTTCTGCAGAAGTCAAGGATTCAATTTCAAGACCTATACCTGCT CTTCAGTCAAGTACTTTAGATCAGATAATCGAT AATGTGGTTGTTGAAAGAAGACACATGTATATCCTTGAAACAGCTAGAGCTCTCAGGTTTAAAGCTGCAGTTCCACTGAGATTTTGGGGTGAGTGTGTGCTCACTGGTGTCTATATCATAAATAGACTCCCTTCTGGTGTACTTCAAGGCAAATCCCCTTTTGAGATCATGTTTGGACATTCTCCCTCTCTGCAGCATATGAGAGTGTTTAGG CATCTTAACTCCGCAGTCTCCGCTCTATTTCCTATACTAGACTCCTCTACATTTCTCTCCATTCCACCTCCTGATAGTCTACACACTTCACTTCCTTCCTCTCCTTGTTCAAATATCCCCTCTTCACCTTCTCTCCAAACTACTGAAGCTTCCTCACCTGTACACTCTAATGCAGGTGACTTTCCTTCTCTTGATCTCCCTGATGAGCATATCACAAATAGTGATGCTCCTAGTTTGCCCCAAGCAAATTGTCCTGTTTCTACCTTACCTTCTACTGAAGCTAGAAAATCAGCTAGAACTAGCAGGCCTCCTATTTGGCTCAAAGACTAA
- the LOC104109208 gene encoding cysteine-rich receptor-like protein kinase 3 codes for MNKKTEKSKIPFFSCNFSPIPSSYVVKLNFHSLIPSNSPKMDSPVKWVFIFTLFSFINRSVSDPRATEAALICTNRTASQTDRQVYVASFLAAMDSVTPLVARQQYGAVINGTGNNTVYAYGECMKDLSQRDCNLCFAQCKTQILRCLPFQRLITGGRLFYDGCFLRYDYYKFFNESVSSVDRTICGNRSFSGDQSLFKENVGKLVRNLEVGGLRNDGYLTAVVGTGNLTVYGLAQCWEFVNGSACQRCLSDAVSKIGSCHPKEEGRVLNTGCYVRYSTQKFFNNSASDTPPIGNGGGSSRLAVILATTLGISAFLLFVSAVSFFMRKKVLKQKREKKQLGALIRTVNKSKLNISYETLEKAANYFNNSNKLGQGGSGSVYKGILPDGQVVAIKRLFFNTRQWVDHFFNEVNLISGIHHKNLVKLLGCSITGPESLLVYEYVPNHSLLDYVFDTKNLQPLTWDQRYKIVLGTAEGLAYLHEESKLRIIHRDIKLSNVLLDEDFTPKIADFGLARLFPEDRTHISTAIAGTLGYMAPEYIVRGKLTEKADVYSFGVLVIELVCGKKNNYVFQNTNSLLQQLWNLYGIGKSCEAVDPSLEGNFNEEEASKLLQVGLLCVQASAELRPSMSSVVKMLTDNHEILQPTQPPFLNSGSSEFSPFNLHGKRFFGQPSSSTQSSGNKLTESWIDPR; via the exons ATGAACAAAAAAACAGAGAAGAGTAAAATCCCCTTTTTCAGCTGCAACTTCTCGCCCATACCTTCAAGTTATGTCGTCAAACTCAATTTTCATAGCTTAATTCCTTCAAATTCTCCAAAAATGGATTCTCCAGTgaaatgggtattcatatttacactattttcattcataaaTCGATCAGTTTCTGATCCAAGAGCTACAGAAGCAGCTTTAATATGTACAAACAGAACAGCTTCACAAACTGATCGTCAAGTTTATGTAGCCAGTTTTTTAGCAGCCATGGATTCCGTTACGCCCCTAGTTGCACGGCAACAATATGGAGCTGTAATAAATGGAACAGGAAATAATACAGTTTACGCTTATGGTGAGTGCATGAAAGACTTATCACAAAGAGATTGTAATCTCTGTTTTGCTCAGTGTAAAACACAAATCCTAAGGTGCTTACCATTTCAAAGATTGATTACTGGTGGGAGATTATTTTATGATGGGTGTTTTTTAAGGTATGATTATTATAAGTTCTTTAATGAAAGTGTGAGTTCTGTGGATAGGACAATTTGTGGGAACAGGAGTTTTTCAGGGGATCAGAGTTTATTTAAGGAAAATGTTGGGAAATTAGTGAGGAATTTGGAGGTGGGAGGTTTGAGGAATGATGGGTATTTAACGGCGGTTGTGGGTACTGGGAATTTGACTGTTTATGGGTTGGCTCAGTGTTGGGAATTTGTGAATGGGAGTGCTTGTCAAAGGTGTCTTTCTGATGCAGTTTCAAAGATTGGTTCTTGTCATCCTAAGGAAGAAGGGAGGGTGTTGAATACTGGTTGTTATGTTAGGTATTCTACTCAGAAGTTCTTTAACAATTCTGCAAGTGATACTCCTCCTATTGGAAATGGGG GAGGATCGAGTCGCTTGGCTGTTATTCTCGCAACAACCCTGGGTATTTCTGCTTTCTTACTATTTGTGTCGGCTGTTTCATTCTTTATGCGGAAGAAGGTTTTGAAACAAAAGAGAG AGAAGAAGCAGCTAGGAGCACTCATAAGAACAGTTAATAAATCAAAACTGAATATATCCTATGAAACCCTTGAGAAGGCAGCAAATTACTTTAACAACTCCAATAAATTGGGACAAGGAGGTTCTGGTTCTGTTTACAAG GGGATCTTGCCGGATGGTCAGGTTGTTGCTATAAAGAGGCTCTTcttcaatacgaggcaatgggttGATCATTTCTTTAATGAGGTCAATTTGATTAGCGGCATACATCACAAAAACCTAGTAAAGCTGTTGGGGTGCAGCATTACAGGGCCAGAAAGTCTTCTAGTGTATGAGTACGTGCCCAATCATAGTCTTCTGGATTACGTCTTTG ACACAAAGAACCTTCAGCCACTTACATGGGATCAAAGATACAAAATTGTATTGGGTACTGCTGAGGGCTTGGCCTATCTTCATGAAGAATCAAAGTTGAGGATCATCCACAGAGACATAAAGTTGAGCAATGTTCTTCTAGATGAAGATTTCACGCCAAAAATTGCTGATTTTGGTCTAGCCAGGTTATTTCCTGAAGACAGGACTCATATTAGCACAGCTATTGCTGGTACACT CGGTTACATGGCTCCAGAGTACATTGTACGTGGCAAACTGACTGAGAAAGCTGATGTTTATAGTTTCGGTGTTCTTGTTATCGAACTCGTGTGTGGAAAGAAGAACAATTATGTTTTCCAGAACACAAATTCTCTTCTGCAGCAG TTGTGGAACTTGTATGGAATTGGAAAATCTTGTGAAGCAGTTGATCCTTCGTTAGAGGGTAACTTCAATGAAGAGGAGGCGTCTAAGCTGCTTCAAGTAGGTCTGCTTTGTGTACAGGCATCAGCAGAATTGCGACCCTCCATGTCGAGCGTCGTGAAAATGCTTACCGACAACCATGAAATTCTTCAGCCAACACAACCACCATTCCTCAACTCTGGAAGTTCAGAATTTAGTCCATTTAATCTGCACGGCAAAAGATTTTTCGGTCAACCAAGCTCCTCTACACAATCTTCTGGGAATAAATTGACAGAGAGTTGGATCGATCCTAGATAA